In the genome of bacterium, one region contains:
- a CDS encoding GatB/YqeY domain-containing protein: MKLIDQIHDDLKKSMKAKDGNRVSVLRFLLSSIKYREIEKKDALDDDEVLAEITSSAKRRRESMEAFAEGDRMDLVKKEESELAILQEYLPEQLSPDEVRDVVQEVVQAVGATGASDFGKVMKELMPRLRGKADGKLVGEIVKEALSD; encoded by the coding sequence TTGAAACTTATCGATCAAATACATGATGATCTGAAAAAGTCCATGAAGGCGAAGGACGGAAACCGCGTTTCCGTCCTTCGCTTCCTTCTGTCTTCCATCAAGTACCGGGAGATCGAAAAGAAGGATGCTCTGGATGATGACGAAGTCCTCGCGGAGATCACCTCTTCCGCCAAACGCCGCCGGGAGAGCATGGAAGCATTTGCGGAGGGGGACAGGATGGACCTGGTGAAAAAAGAAGAATCGGAACTGGCCATCCTCCAGGAATACCTTCCCGAGCAGCTTTCACCGGACGAGGTGCGAGACGTTGTTCAGGAGGTGGTCCAAGCCGTAGGCGCTACCGGCGCCAGTGATTTCGGGAAAGTCATGAAAGAACTTATGCCAAGGCTGCGCGGCAAGGCAGACGGAAAGCTGGTCGGTGAGATCGTAAAAGAGGCCCTTTCCGACTGA
- the rpsU gene encoding 30S ribosomal protein S21 encodes MPGVRVRENESFEGALRRFKKQCEKSGILSEVRKREYYEKPSIQRKRKMIAARKKMIKMSKKQTP; translated from the coding sequence ATGCCTGGTGTAAGGGTCAGAGAAAATGAAAGCTTCGAAGGTGCCCTTCGCCGTTTCAAGAAACAGTGTGAGAAGTCAGGAATTCTCTCCGAAGTCAGGAAACGGGAGTACTACGAGAAGCCCAGCATTCAACGCAAGCGTAAAATGATTGCTGCGCGTAAAAAAATGATCAAGATGTCCAAGAAACAGACGCCCTAG
- a CDS encoding histidine triad nucleotide-binding protein codes for MSDCIFCKIAAGEIPATVVYQDDEILVFEDINPKAPVHLLLIPKQHMATLNDAGVRQAQLLGRLTLKAAELAEEKGVAQGGYRVQINCNPDGGQVVFHLHMHLMGGRKLECLT; via the coding sequence ATGTCCGACTGTATCTTCTGCAAAATAGCAGCCGGGGAGATCCCGGCCACCGTTGTATACCAGGACGATGAGATCCTGGTCTTCGAGGACATCAACCCGAAGGCCCCGGTACATCTTCTTTTGATCCCGAAGCAGCACATGGCGACCCTTAACGATGCCGGGGTCCGGCAGGCGCAGCTGTTGGGTAGACTGACCCTCAAGGCAGCCGAGCTTGCCGAAGAAAAAGGGGTGGCCCAGGGCGGATATCGGGTTCAGATCAACTGCAACCCCGATGGGGGGCAGGTCGTGTTCCACCTTCATATGCACCTCATGGGGGGCCGCAAACTGGAGTGTCTGACCTGA